In Epinephelus lanceolatus isolate andai-2023 chromosome 16, ASM4190304v1, whole genome shotgun sequence, one DNA window encodes the following:
- the LOC117263710 gene encoding glutathione S-transferase A-like isoform X1, producing MAKSMTLLWGAGSPPCWRVMITLEEKKLQGYKHKLLSFEEGEHKSKEVLHINPRGQLPAFRHGDNILNESTAACLYLENQFKSQGNKLIPNTPAEQALMYQRMMEGLLLTDKLNSVVYYEWFVPEEERHDSAVKRNKEALAAELQLWEGYLQTVAAGSYLAGPFSLADVIVFPNTAYAFHFGLYVERYPKLGKYYSLLKDRPSIKASWPPHWLDGPHGYDILKDL from the exons ATGGCCAAGTCAATGACTCTGCTGTGGGGGGCTGGATCCCCTCCCTGCTGGAGAGTTATGATCACTCTGGAGGAGAAGAAGCTGCAGGGCTATAAACACAAGCTGCTGTCTTTTGAGGAAGGAGAGCACAAATCCAAGGAAGTCTTGCATATCAACCCAAGAGGGCAG CTGCCTGCCTTCAGACATGGAGACAACATACTCAACGAGTCCACTGCTGCATGTTTATACCTGGAG AATCAGTTCAAGTCTCAAGGCAACAAGCTGATCCCCAACACTCCGGCAGAACAAGCACTGATGTACCAACGCATGATGGAGGGTCTCCTCCTCACTGATAAACTCA ACTCAGTTGTCTACTATGAATGGTTTGTCCCTGAAGAGGAGAGGCATGATTCTGCTGTGAAGAGAAACAAGGAAGCTCTGGCTGCTGAACTTCAACTCTGGGAGGGTTACCTGCAGACG GTGGCTGCAGGCTCATACCTGGCAGGGCCCTTCTCTCTGGCTGATGTCATCGTCTTTCCAAACACTGCATATGCGTTTCATTTTGG gCTGTATGTTGAACGTTACCCCAAGCTGGGCAAATATTACAGCCTGTTGAAGGATAGACCCAGCATTAAAGCCAGCTGGCCCCCACACTGGCTGGACGGCCCACATGGTTATGACATCCTCAAGGAtctctga
- the LOC117263710 gene encoding glutathione S-transferase A-like isoform X2: MAKSMTLLWGAGSPPCWRVMITLEEKKLQGYKHKLLSFEEGEHKSKEVLHINPRGQLPAFRHGDNILNESTAACLYLENQFKSQGNKLIPNTPAEQALMYQRMMEGLLLTDKLKERHDSAVKRNKEALAAELQLWEGYLQTVAAGSYLAGPFSLADVIVFPNTAYAFHFGLYVERYPKLGKYYSLLKDRPSIKASWPPHWLDGPHGYDILKDL, encoded by the exons ATGGCCAAGTCAATGACTCTGCTGTGGGGGGCTGGATCCCCTCCCTGCTGGAGAGTTATGATCACTCTGGAGGAGAAGAAGCTGCAGGGCTATAAACACAAGCTGCTGTCTTTTGAGGAAGGAGAGCACAAATCCAAGGAAGTCTTGCATATCAACCCAAGAGGGCAG CTGCCTGCCTTCAGACATGGAGACAACATACTCAACGAGTCCACTGCTGCATGTTTATACCTGGAG AATCAGTTCAAGTCTCAAGGCAACAAGCTGATCCCCAACACTCCGGCAGAACAAGCACTGATGTACCAACGCATGATGGAGGGTCTCCTCCTCACTGATAAACTCA AGGAGAGGCATGATTCTGCTGTGAAGAGAAACAAGGAAGCTCTGGCTGCTGAACTTCAACTCTGGGAGGGTTACCTGCAGACG GTGGCTGCAGGCTCATACCTGGCAGGGCCCTTCTCTCTGGCTGATGTCATCGTCTTTCCAAACACTGCATATGCGTTTCATTTTGG gCTGTATGTTGAACGTTACCCCAAGCTGGGCAAATATTACAGCCTGTTGAAGGATAGACCCAGCATTAAAGCCAGCTGGCCCCCACACTGGCTGGACGGCCCACATGGTTATGACATCCTCAAGGAtctctga
- the LOC117263708 gene encoding glutathione S-transferase A-like, with protein sequence MAKDMTLLWGSGSPPCWRVMIALEEKNLQGYNQKLLSFEKMEHKSQEVLDINARGQLPSFKHGDIIVNESYAACFYLESQFKSQGNKLIPDNQAEQALMYQRMFEGLTFYEKLNAVIYYDWFVPEEERHDSARKRNGEALATELKLWEGYLQKLGSNSHLAGPSFSLADVIVFPTVATLFRFGLSAEHYPKLGEYYALLKERPSIKASWPPHWLENPKGQDTLKDI encoded by the exons ATGGCCAAGGACATGACTCTGCTGTGGGGCTCCGGCTCTCCTCCCTGCTGGAGGGTCATGATCGCTCTGGAGGAGAAGAACCTGCAGGGCTACAACCAGAAACTGCTCTCCTTTGAGAAAATGGAGCACAAGTCCCAAGAAGTGTTAGATATAAATGCCAGGGGACAG ctTCCCTCTTTCAAACACGGGGACATCATCGTGAATGAATCCTACGCAGCCTGTTTTTACCTGGAG AGTCAGTTTAAGTCTCAGGGAAACAAGCTGATCCCAGACAACCAGGCAGAGCAAGCACTGATGTACCAGCGCATGTTCGAGGGTCTCACGTTCTACGAAAAACTCA aCGCAGTTATCTACTATGACTGGTTTGTACCTGAGGAAGAGAGGCATGACTCAGCTAGAAAGAGAAACGGGGAAGCTCTGGCCACTGAGCTCAAGCTCTGGGAGGGCTACCTGCAGAAG ctGGGCTCAAACTCTCACCTGGCAGGACCGTCCTTTTCTTTGGCTGACGTGATCGTTTTTCCTACTGTCGCTACTCTTTTCAGATTTGG GTTGTCTGCTGAGCATTACCCTAAACTGGGAGAGTATTACGCTCTGCTGAAGGAGCGGCCCAGCATCAAAGCCAGCTGGCCTCCTCACTGGCTGGAGAACCCCAAGGGTCAAGACACACTCAAAGATATCTGA